In Megalops cyprinoides isolate fMegCyp1 chromosome 25, fMegCyp1.pri, whole genome shotgun sequence, a single window of DNA contains:
- the tmem243a gene encoding transmembrane protein 243 → MDDFTTRTYGTSGLDNRPLFGETSARDRIINLVVGGLTSLLVIVTIISSFVFPSLPPKPLNIFFAICIILICAAVMVLIFWYRQGDLEPKFRNLIYYILGSIVMLCICANLYFHDVGR, encoded by the exons ATGGACGACTTCACCACCCGCACGTATGGGACTAGCGGGCTGGACAACCGGCCCCTGTTCGGGGAGACGTCCGCCAGG gaTCGAATCATCAACTTAGTTGTTGGCGGCCTCACGTCTTTACTAGTTATA GTAACCATTATTAGTTCTTTTGTCTTTCCTTCGTTACCACCAAAACCTTTGAATATCTTCTTTGCCATCTGCATCATCTTGATTTGTGCCGCAGTGATGGTACTT ATTTTCTGGTATCGACAAGGAGACTTGGAGCCTAAATTCCGAAACCTGATATATTACATCTTAGGTTCCATCGTCATGCTGTGCATATGTGCCAACCTGTATTTTCACGATGTGGGGAGATGA